The DNA region GTTTTACAACATTTAAGAGCAAAACAAGATTACCTTCTAAGTACTTACAATACCAAGAATTGTGCAAATCTCAATTGCATCTTCTTATACGCTGAAATATTTGTCTCTCTTAAAAAATCACACTAGTTACCTGCAGGACAGCTTCTTACAGTGTCTCATGTAAAAATTTGGTACTAGTTAGTATATAGCCTATACTAATTTGTGTAGAAACACTGACTTTACAGCGTTCATGGACACAACTTTTACTGGAAACCTAATTACCATGATATTATCAAAGTCATCATCATAGCAGCTGAGGGGGCTTATGACACCCACATTGGTCATTTAGATAACACCTAATAAAGAGTCTGGCATTTCTGGTATCGCTGTAATATTCATCTTCATTTATACATTCATTACACTTGCAGCAAAAACATAACTGACATGAAGACTTAGTGCAAACACTTGCTAATTTAATGTTAAGAATGCttgattgttttaattaaagcCTCAATCTGTATTTTCTGATTGCATGAATGTTAAATATATTCACATTAATAATTAAAGAGTTGGCCTTATTGATGAAATAATTTGCAATCTGCATTTTGAGTATCCCTCAGGTGATCATCATGAGGGTTACGGATTGTGTCTTTAATGTCAATATGACAGCGTCAAATAAATAAGACAAGAGGCCAATATCAGCCAATAAATAGACAATATCCACCACACTTTAGGAATAAAATACATAtcacatatacagtaactgTTGGTCATGAGTTTGAAGAGAATGCTTTGAAGagtgcagagaaaaaaataataaaaccgTCAGGATCATAGACTcctgagtcttttttttaaatacatcttttggTTAAAATGTGCAGATACAGCATGACATGATTAAAGAAGGGGACTCAAATGCTGAGTCACTGCCCATTTACCATCCCTTTAATCTGTATCCCGCACTCTTTGACATATTGCCTCTGTGAATTCTGAACACTTTGCCTTCCCTCCGAGGTCTCCCGTCAGAACCTTGAAGACAAAAGTATTATGAATCAGAATGGGGACATATAACCAAAACACTGTGTCAGAATTTCTTGAGATATTAAACTACCTTCTTGTCTCGAATGGTGTCAAAGCAGGCAGTTTCAATATTCTTGGCGTGGCCATGCAGGCCCATGTGCCGCAGCATCATGACCGCACTGAGCAGCAGGGCGGTGGGGTTGGCCATGTCTTTTCCTGCTATATCCGGGGCAGTTCCATGAACCTGACAGAAGAAATTAATCACAATCAGTCATTATAGTTGATATTTCTATAAAAAGATAGGAAGCAAACTTTGACATGCCTTCACTAGCTCATCCCACACCATGAATTTCTACTGTGCAACTTGTACTTTGATAAATACTTTGACAAATGGGATTACCAACAACATACCGACTCAAATATGGCAACACCATTGGCGCCAATGTTTCCACTAGGGGTCACTCCAAGACCTCCAATCAGTCCAGCACAAAGATCACTGTAATGGTAAACACATACAGTTATCTTTAGGTTTATTCCTGTGCATGTACATGATAAAATAAGATAACTTTGTTGTCTGtcacaaagaaacagaaattttCATTTAACAAGGCTCAacaatacacattttaaaacacacataaagtttaataatagttaatagttaataacaatattaaataGGACAGAGTACAGTGCCTATTTTAGTTTATTCAGGATGATGATCGCAGAGAGAATAAAAGAGTTTTTGTAGGACTTTTGGGCGTCAACCTGATGGCAGTAACTGGAAGGATTGTTGGAGGGGTTGAGATGGGTCCTGCTTGATCAGAGTGGCTTGCCTGATCACTGATCGGGTGTAGAGTTCAGATAAGGGGAATTTGGGGTGAACCAATTAATTTGCTGGCCTGATTAGTTATGCAggagagttttgttttgtttggtggtGAGGGTGCAATGTTGAAGGTGAGTATGGATTCAATTCGCGTCCTGTAAACCAGGGTTAAAATGTCCTTGCTGACATTAAAAGTCCTGAGCTTCCTCAGCAGGTGGAGGCGCTGCTGGGCTTTCTTGTACACAGAGTCTGTATGCTGGAAAAAGGACAAGGAGGTGTCTATCTCTGTCACAAGGTGTTTAAATGATTGTACTTGTTCCACCAGATAGCCTTAATACTGAGGGGTTGGAAAAGAGCTTGACCTTATTAACTAGATTTCATATACATAGGCACATCATTTGCAACTGATGCAGACCATCATCACTACAGATTTTAGTTGCTTTTTCTTTGATTGATGTTAAATTATTACAGTCCAGGTTAGTTTAAATTACTTTGTCTAAATTTGagttttacattaaattacattaaatactGGCCTTATTGAAACCACACAGTCTGCACTATTTTCttaatttaactgttttctacatgtacaaatgaaacaaaatttcATGATTTGCAGCAGTGTGTAAATGCACTGTACATCTACAAAGGAATTGCTTTGAAAAAGTTGCTTTTTTGTCCAATTTAATGAAGAGCACACCTATTTTAAAGCTTATCAATCTAAGAGGTTCTCTGGTGACATTTACTTACCTCAAGATGTCTCCATACAAATTTGGCATCACCAATACATCAAACTGTGTGGGATCCTGTACCATCTGTGAAAACAGGTATAAACAATGGCACTAATAATTAGGCATTTTAAGAACAAAACCCCCTCACAAAATATTGCTTCTTATCCattaaaaacattcattcacactAAAGTAATACATAACAAAAGCTATTGGGACTTACATTAAGGCACACAGTATCCAAGTACATCTCAGTGAATTTCACATCTTTGTGCTTTTCAGCAGCCTCTCTGCATTTTCGTAGGAAAAGCCCATCTGACATGCgcctataataaaaaaaagaagacaatctttttattttggcaAATAGCTTGAGAATGACACGTTACTTAAAGTAGTTTGTATTGAATACAACTTACATAATATTGGCCTTATGAACAGCAGTAACACTGGCCCTTTGATTATTTCTGGCATATTCAAACGCATACTCTGCAATGCGTTGGCTGGCTTGCTCTGTAATGAGCTTAATACTCTGTACCACTCCATCAACAATCTGAAAATATACAGATTCAAGAAAGATTACATTCAGGAAACATCTGTTAACTATAAATCATCTTtgaatggttttaaaaaaatgctaaagGTTTTATTCCTAAACATCAAAAGGTGTCTACACTGGAGAAGCAAAAAACCAAAAATGGTTTTGAtctaaagaaaattaaataggCCTACATGATGACTCAGTGAAGAAATAATCAAAaggtcaaaagaaaaaaactaaacgTAACAACTAGACAAGTAATGTGTTGTTAAAAGTTCTTACCACATGTTCAATTCCACTGTATTCACCCTCAGTGTTCTCCCTGATGGTGACCAGGTTCACATCAGTGTAAGGGGTCTTGTAGCCCTCGATGGACACACAGGGGCGCACATTGGCATAGAGGTCAAACGTTTTCCTCAGCAGCAGGTTCATAGAGGGATGACCAGCAGCTATCGGTGTCTTCAAAGGACCTGTAGATTGTTGAGTaattcaaaattatttataaGTTCATCTGCCAACACTAAATGAAAACACCCTTTAGAGGGACAAGATCTAAACTAGTGTGTCATGTAATTTATCAGTTACGTATTTGTAAGAATCTTTTATTATCTTCATTGgtatttgtttaaatgtacTTCTCATCTCTAAAACAATTTCACTTCCTAATTTTTGCTGTGCTTTTAATGCTTTGCTTAGTTATTAGTTActaggaaaaaaacagaacatatcatcagcagcagcatcatcatcatcatcaactcACTGGAAAgcatcagattttatttttagtaaTTATAAGTGTATTAAGCAGGTTACCTTTTAGGCCAATTTTGTTCCTGTCCATCGATTCTTTGGCATCTGGAGGAATCATCCATTTGCCACCAGGTCCTTGGATGGCTGTAACATTTCTCTCTTCCCACTGAATAGGTGCCTGTATCAAAACAGAAGTACTAGATTAGTtcacaaaatgctgatttttacATTAGAATATAAAAGATTTGTCATTACAACAAATTCCAGACTTTAATTGATTAAAGAATAATCAAGTGTTATCTATTGTATCTATTGTAACCTAAAAATTTTGCTGGGTACTCTTCCTGGTGATCAATAATGTTTCTCCCTGGTCCTGAGGTACTAACCTGAGCTGCTTCAAATATCTTCATGACAGCAGTGGAGATCTCTGGACCAATTCCATCACCAGGGATTAAAGTAACAGTATGCATCTGTGAGGCAGaacaaaaatcacataaaattcAGTGACACAAGAATAATTACACACTTCTGAGAAAGTCACTATTTAATACAAGCAATAAGTTACACTAGAAATTCTCgagaaaaaaaattcactgTAGCTCTAGGGGAAAGATACATACCCCACGGATGAACGTCCTGGGTTGTGGAGTCTCTCTCTGCAGAGCTCCAACCACCCGTGCCACC from Thunnus albacares chromosome 7, fThuAlb1.1, whole genome shotgun sequence includes:
- the idh3a gene encoding isocitrate dehydrogenase [NAD] subunit alpha, mitochondrial isoform X1; its protein translation is MAGNTWRSAILNLLRQWGLSVKDKDKIKAEEVARVVGALQRETPQPRTFIRGMHTVTLIPGDGIGPEISTAVMKIFEAAQAPIQWEERNVTAIQGPGGKWMIPPDAKESMDRNKIGLKGPLKTPIAAGHPSMNLLLRKTFDLYANVRPCVSIEGYKTPYTDVNLVTIRENTEGEYSGIEHVIVDGVVQSIKLITEQASQRIAEYAFEYARNNQRASVTAVHKANIMRMSDGLFLRKCREAAEKHKDVKFTEMYLDTVCLNMVQDPTQFDVLVMPNLYGDILSDLCAGLIGGLGVTPSGNIGANGVAIFESVHGTAPDIAGKDMANPTALLLSAVMMLRHMGLHGHAKNIETACFDTIRDKKVLTGDLGGKAKCSEFTEAICQRVRDTD
- the idh3a gene encoding isocitrate dehydrogenase [NAD] subunit alpha, mitochondrial isoform X2; the protein is MAGNTWRSAVARVVGALQRETPQPRTFIRGMHTVTLIPGDGIGPEISTAVMKIFEAAQAPIQWEERNVTAIQGPGGKWMIPPDAKESMDRNKIGLKGPLKTPIAAGHPSMNLLLRKTFDLYANVRPCVSIEGYKTPYTDVNLVTIRENTEGEYSGIEHVIVDGVVQSIKLITEQASQRIAEYAFEYARNNQRASVTAVHKANIMRMSDGLFLRKCREAAEKHKDVKFTEMYLDTVCLNMVQDPTQFDVLVMPNLYGDILSDLCAGLIGGLGVTPSGNIGANGVAIFESVHGTAPDIAGKDMANPTALLLSAVMMLRHMGLHGHAKNIETACFDTIRDKKVLTGDLGGKAKCSEFTEAICQRVRDTD